Within the Anguilla rostrata isolate EN2019 chromosome 6, ASM1855537v3, whole genome shotgun sequence genome, the region GATTGAGATTCTTAAACCGTAAACCTTAAGATTCTTGTCCTGATTTCTTGCATTGTAAACTAGCTGTGATACCAGTGGCAATTGGTTTAGCCAGAACATCAACATTCCTGTTTCCAGTATATGACATCACTGTTCTTAACTGATGGATGTCCACACTGAGTCACGCTAAATCCTCCCCTTCTAAAGTGCAACCCCCAACCAACTGCTAAAAGGAAGTTGCTGCTGTGAAAGCCACAGCACAGATACCTTCAGTATGTTTTGTAGGAGGGAACACCCACATTTGTCACATCACAGGGTACAACTTCTAACCAGAGACACTCGGACTGTTTGTCGAATTAGGCCGAACTAATTCAGCTCTTCCATTGGCTGTGGTTGGGGTGTTTGTCTTTGGTGACGCACACACTAAGCTTTcctgccccctgccctctgGCCCCCCAATCCTTTGTGTGGCACTCAGCTCAGTCCAATTCTGAGGATCCATTCCTGCCAGACTGCCAGAGTTAATTGTACTTCTCCACTGGCGGAAGGACCTCCTGATACTCGAGGTGCGGACTTCCTTGGCGACAAAATAGTAGCAGAGGGCGTCCAGACAGCAGGTGACGTTGGCCAGGGTCATGGCCAGCTGGACGAACACGGTGATGTTGGCctgtagtgtgcagtcagtGATGGTACCTCGCCGCACAAAGAACTGCAGCAGGATGGCTAGGTGGCTGGGGGTGAAGGGCACCAGGAAGGCGACTAGGCCGCTGTAGATGATCCGGATGCAGGCCTGGTTTTTCGGGCTGCGCTCTCTCGAGCGCCGGAGCACACGGACGACCCGGGCGGAGCAGGCCACCAGCACCGCCGCCGGCAGCAGGAAGCCAAAAACCTCCAGGCAGCCAATGAGCGCCGGGTGCCAGCCCTTGTCCGAGAAGCCGTGGAAGCAGCGGAAGCTGCCTTCGTCGCCGGGGTGGAAGTCGTAGACGGGCGCGGTGGCGCCGAACACCAGCGCCCAGATAGTGGCGCACACGAGCAGGGCCTTCCGCGGGGAGCGCAGTTGCTTGGCCTTGAATGGGTGACTGACGCCTATGTAGCGGTCAACGCTGATGCACGTGATGGTGTAGATGCTGCCGTAGATGCTCACAAAGTACAGGCTCTCCAGAAAGGAGCAGAAGACCCTCTTGTTGTCAGCCCATTTGGAATTGGACATCCGAAATGGCAGGGAGAAGAGGAGCAGCTGGTCCATCAGCGCCAGGTTGGTCATGTAGATGGTGGACTCGGTCCACTTCTTGAGCTGGAAGCAGAAGACCAACAGGGCGGTGGTGTTCAGGATGAGCCCAAACACAAAGATGGGGATGTAGATGACCAGCCGCAGAGAATCCATCATGTTGTCCA harbors:
- the LOC135256480 gene encoding G-protein coupled receptor 55-like, with the translated sequence MTQSVKMSKCNLTDMDNMMDSLRLVIYIPIFVFGLILNTTALLVFCFQLKKWTESTIYMTNLALMDQLLLFSLPFRMSNSKWADNKRVFCSFLESLYFVSIYGSIYTITCISVDRYIGVSHPFKAKQLRSPRKALLVCATIWALVFGATAPVYDFHPGDEGSFRCFHGFSDKGWHPALIGCLEVFGFLLPAAVLVACSARVVRVLRRSRERSPKNQACIRIIYSGLVAFLVPFTPSHLAILLQFFVRRGTITDCTLQANITVFVQLAMTLANVTCCLDALCYYFVAKEVRTSSIRRSFRQWRSTINSGSLAGMDPQNWTELSATQRIGGPEGRGQESLVCASPKTNTPTTANGRAELVRPNSTNSPSVSG